The following proteins are co-located in the Lepus europaeus isolate LE1 chromosome 15, mLepTim1.pri, whole genome shotgun sequence genome:
- the CDH6 gene encoding cadherin-6 isoform X2, which translates to MWNQFFLLEEYTGSDYQYVGKLHSDQDRGDGSLKYILSGDGAGDLFIINENTGDIQATKRLDREEKPVYILRAQAINRKTGRPVEPESEFIIKIHDINDNEPIFTKEVYTATVPEMSDVGIIKTALLNMDRENREQYQVVIQAKDMGGQMGGLSGTTTVNITLTDVNDNPPRFPQSTYQFKIPESSPPGTPIGRIKASDADMGENAEIEYSITDGEGLDMFDVITDQETQEGIITVKKLLDFEKQKVYTLKVEASNPHVEPRFLYLGPFKDSATVRIVVEDVDEPPVFSKLAYIVQVREDAQVNTTIGSVSAQDPDAARNPVRYSVDRHTDMDRIFNIDSGNGSIFTSKLLDRETLLWHNITVIATEINNPKQSSRVPLYIKVLDVNDNAPEFAEFYETFVCEKAKADQLIQTLRAVDKDDPYSGHQFSFSLAPEAAIGSNFTIQDNKDNTAGILTRKNGYNRHEMSTYLLPVVISDNDYPVQSSTGTVTVRVCACDHHGNMQSCHAEALIHPTGLSTGALVAILLCIVILLVTVVLFAALRRQRKKEPLIISKEDIRDNIVSYNDEGGGEEDTQAFDIGTLRNPEAIEDNKLRRDIVPETLFLPRRTPTARDNTDVRDFINQRLKENDTDPTAPPYDSLATYAYEGTGSVADSLSSLESVTTDGDQDYDYLSDWGPRFKKLADMYGGVDSDKDS; encoded by the exons TTACATTCAGACCAGGATAGAGGAGATGGATCACTTAAATATATCCTTTCAGGAGATGGAGCAGGAGATCTCTTCATTATCAATGAAAACACAGGCGACATACAGGCCACCAAGAGGCTGGACAGGGAAGAAAAACCCGTTTACATCCTTCGCGCTCAAGCTATCAACAGAAAGACTGGGAGGCCCGTGGAGCCCGAATCTGAATTCATCATCAAGATCCATGACATCAATGACAATGAACCAATTTTCACCAAGGAGGTTTACACGGCCACTGTCCCTGAAATGTCTGATGTCG gTATCATCAAGACAGCTTTGCTCAACATGGATCGAGAAAACAGGGAGCAATACCAAGTGGTCATCCAGGCCAAGGACATGGGTGGCCAAATGGGAGGCTTATCGGGGACCACCACGGTGAACATCACGCTGACTGACGTCAACGATAACCCTCCTCGCTTCCCCCAGA GCACCTACCAGTTTAAAATCCCTGAATCTTCTCCACCGGGCACACCCATCGGCAGGATCAAAGCGAGCGATGCCGACATGGGAGAAAACGCTGAGATTGAGTACAGCATCACAGATGGCGAGGGCCTCGACATGTTTGACGTCATCACTGACCAGGAAACCCAGGAAGGGATTATAACTGTCAAAAAG CTCTTAgactttgaaaagcagaaagtgtACACTCTCAAGGTGGAAGCCTCCAATCCTCATGTGGAGCCCCGGTTTCTCTACCTGGGTCCATTCAAAGACTCGGCCACAGTCAGAATCGTAGTGGAGGACGTGGACGAGCCTCCTGTCTTCAGTAAACTGGCCTACATTGTGCAAGTGAGAGAAGACGCTCAAGTTAACACGACCATAGGCTCCGTCTCAGCTCAGGATCCAGATGCCGCCAGGAATCCTGTTAG GTATTCTGTGGATCGACACACAGATATGGACAGAATATTCAACATTGATTCTGGAAACGGTTCCATTTTTACATCGAAACTTCTTGACCGAGAAacactgctgtggcacaacatTACAGTGATAGCGACAGAGATTA ATAATCCAAAGCAAAGTAGCAGAGTACCTCTATATATTAAAGTTCTAGACGTCAATGACAATGCCCCAGAATTTGCTGAGTTCTACGAAACCTTCGTCTGTGAGAAAGCAAAGGCAGACCAG TTGATTCAGACCCTACGTGCTGTTGACAAGGACGACCCATACAGTGGGCACCAATTCTCATTCTCATTGGCCCCTGAAGCAGCCATTGGCTCAAACTTTACCATTCAAGATAACAAAG ACAACACCGCAGGAATCCTAACTCGGAAAAATGGCTATAACAGACACGAGATGAGCACCTATCTCCTGCCTGTGGTCATTTCAGACAACGACTACCCAGTCCAAAGCAGCACTGGGACAGTGACTGTCCGGGTCTGTGCATGTGACCACCATGGGAACATGCAGTCCTGCCATGCTGAGGCCCTCATCCACCCCACGGGACTGAGCACGGGGGCTCTGGTTGCCATCCTTCTGTGCATCGTGATCCTACtag TGACAGTGGTGTTGTTTGCAGCTCTGAGGCGGCAGCGAAAAAAAGAACCTTTGATCATTTCCAAAGAGGACATCAGAGATAACATTGTCAGTTACAACGACGAAGGTGGTGGAGAAGAGGACACTCAGGCCTTTGATATCGGCACCCTGAGGAATCCTGAAGCCATAGAGGACAACAAATTACGCAGGGACATCGTGCCCGAAACCCTTTTTCTACCCCGACGGACTCCAACCGCTCGCGACAACACCGATGTCAGAGATTTCATTAACCAAAGGTTAAAGGAAAATGACACGGACCCCACTGCTCCTCCCTACGACTCCTTGGCCACCTACGCTTACGAAGGCACCGGCTCAGTGGCCGATTCCCTGAGCTCGCTGGAGTCGGTGACCACGGATGGAGACCAGGACTACGACTACCTTAGTGACTGGGGCCCTCGGTTCAAAAAGCTCGCAGATATGTATGGAGGGGTGGACAGTGACAAAGACTCCTAA
- the CDH6 gene encoding cadherin-6 isoform X1 produces MRTYQYFLLLFWVGQPYPTFSAPLSKRTSGFPAKKRALELSGNSKNELNRSKRSWMWNQFFLLEEYTGSDYQYVGKLHSDQDRGDGSLKYILSGDGAGDLFIINENTGDIQATKRLDREEKPVYILRAQAINRKTGRPVEPESEFIIKIHDINDNEPIFTKEVYTATVPEMSDVGTFVVQVTATDADDPTYGNSAKVVYSILQGQPYFSVESETGIIKTALLNMDRENREQYQVVIQAKDMGGQMGGLSGTTTVNITLTDVNDNPPRFPQSTYQFKIPESSPPGTPIGRIKASDADMGENAEIEYSITDGEGLDMFDVITDQETQEGIITVKKLLDFEKQKVYTLKVEASNPHVEPRFLYLGPFKDSATVRIVVEDVDEPPVFSKLAYIVQVREDAQVNTTIGSVSAQDPDAARNPVRYSVDRHTDMDRIFNIDSGNGSIFTSKLLDRETLLWHNITVIATEINNPKQSSRVPLYIKVLDVNDNAPEFAEFYETFVCEKAKADQLIQTLRAVDKDDPYSGHQFSFSLAPEAAIGSNFTIQDNKDNTAGILTRKNGYNRHEMSTYLLPVVISDNDYPVQSSTGTVTVRVCACDHHGNMQSCHAEALIHPTGLSTGALVAILLCIVILLVTVVLFAALRRQRKKEPLIISKEDIRDNIVSYNDEGGGEEDTQAFDIGTLRNPEAIEDNKLRRDIVPETLFLPRRTPTARDNTDVRDFINQRLKENDTDPTAPPYDSLATYAYEGTGSVADSLSSLESVTTDGDQDYDYLSDWGPRFKKLADMYGGVDSDKDS; encoded by the exons TTACATTCAGACCAGGATAGAGGAGATGGATCACTTAAATATATCCTTTCAGGAGATGGAGCAGGAGATCTCTTCATTATCAATGAAAACACAGGCGACATACAGGCCACCAAGAGGCTGGACAGGGAAGAAAAACCCGTTTACATCCTTCGCGCTCAAGCTATCAACAGAAAGACTGGGAGGCCCGTGGAGCCCGAATCTGAATTCATCATCAAGATCCATGACATCAATGACAATGAACCAATTTTCACCAAGGAGGTTTACACGGCCACTGTCCCTGAAATGTCTGATGTCG GCACATTTGTTGTCCAGGTCACTGCTACTGATGCTGATGATCCAACATACGGGAACAGTGCTAAAGTTGTCTATAGCATCCTACAGGGACAGCCCTATTTTTCAGTGGAATCAGAAACAG gTATCATCAAGACAGCTTTGCTCAACATGGATCGAGAAAACAGGGAGCAATACCAAGTGGTCATCCAGGCCAAGGACATGGGTGGCCAAATGGGAGGCTTATCGGGGACCACCACGGTGAACATCACGCTGACTGACGTCAACGATAACCCTCCTCGCTTCCCCCAGA GCACCTACCAGTTTAAAATCCCTGAATCTTCTCCACCGGGCACACCCATCGGCAGGATCAAAGCGAGCGATGCCGACATGGGAGAAAACGCTGAGATTGAGTACAGCATCACAGATGGCGAGGGCCTCGACATGTTTGACGTCATCACTGACCAGGAAACCCAGGAAGGGATTATAACTGTCAAAAAG CTCTTAgactttgaaaagcagaaagtgtACACTCTCAAGGTGGAAGCCTCCAATCCTCATGTGGAGCCCCGGTTTCTCTACCTGGGTCCATTCAAAGACTCGGCCACAGTCAGAATCGTAGTGGAGGACGTGGACGAGCCTCCTGTCTTCAGTAAACTGGCCTACATTGTGCAAGTGAGAGAAGACGCTCAAGTTAACACGACCATAGGCTCCGTCTCAGCTCAGGATCCAGATGCCGCCAGGAATCCTGTTAG GTATTCTGTGGATCGACACACAGATATGGACAGAATATTCAACATTGATTCTGGAAACGGTTCCATTTTTACATCGAAACTTCTTGACCGAGAAacactgctgtggcacaacatTACAGTGATAGCGACAGAGATTA ATAATCCAAAGCAAAGTAGCAGAGTACCTCTATATATTAAAGTTCTAGACGTCAATGACAATGCCCCAGAATTTGCTGAGTTCTACGAAACCTTCGTCTGTGAGAAAGCAAAGGCAGACCAG TTGATTCAGACCCTACGTGCTGTTGACAAGGACGACCCATACAGTGGGCACCAATTCTCATTCTCATTGGCCCCTGAAGCAGCCATTGGCTCAAACTTTACCATTCAAGATAACAAAG ACAACACCGCAGGAATCCTAACTCGGAAAAATGGCTATAACAGACACGAGATGAGCACCTATCTCCTGCCTGTGGTCATTTCAGACAACGACTACCCAGTCCAAAGCAGCACTGGGACAGTGACTGTCCGGGTCTGTGCATGTGACCACCATGGGAACATGCAGTCCTGCCATGCTGAGGCCCTCATCCACCCCACGGGACTGAGCACGGGGGCTCTGGTTGCCATCCTTCTGTGCATCGTGATCCTACtag TGACAGTGGTGTTGTTTGCAGCTCTGAGGCGGCAGCGAAAAAAAGAACCTTTGATCATTTCCAAAGAGGACATCAGAGATAACATTGTCAGTTACAACGACGAAGGTGGTGGAGAAGAGGACACTCAGGCCTTTGATATCGGCACCCTGAGGAATCCTGAAGCCATAGAGGACAACAAATTACGCAGGGACATCGTGCCCGAAACCCTTTTTCTACCCCGACGGACTCCAACCGCTCGCGACAACACCGATGTCAGAGATTTCATTAACCAAAGGTTAAAGGAAAATGACACGGACCCCACTGCTCCTCCCTACGACTCCTTGGCCACCTACGCTTACGAAGGCACCGGCTCAGTGGCCGATTCCCTGAGCTCGCTGGAGTCGGTGACCACGGATGGAGACCAGGACTACGACTACCTTAGTGACTGGGGCCCTCGGTTCAAAAAGCTCGCAGATATGTATGGAGGGGTGGACAGTGACAAAGACTCCTAA